In one window of Tellurirhabdus rosea DNA:
- the ileS gene encoding isoleucine--tRNA ligase produces MSYNEYKNLNYAQVADEVLRYWKANRVFEQSVETREGQPTFTFYEGPPSANGTPGIHHVMARTIKDIFCRYKTLQGFQVKRKGGWDTHGLPIELQVEKELGITKEDIGKKISVEEYNRKCRETVMRFTDQWNDLTEKMGYWVDLDDPYVTYHNEYIESLWNLLKKLYDKGLLYKGYTIQPYSPKAGTGLSSHELNQPGTYKDVKDTTIVAMFRVKNQERLAFEVDPATPAYILAWTTTPWTLPANSALTVGANIDYVLVKTFNPYTHEPVQVVLAKALLGRWFSEKGKDGDFDGYAASDKKLLPWTIVGECKGSALEGIEYEQLLPYVQPEAPAFRVILGDFVTTEDGTGVVHTSPTFGADDFRVAQQNGLPAIMVKDETGKEVPIVDRTGRFVKEIGEFGGRYVKEQYYSDEEQADPDFRPTDVLIAIKLKEEGKAFRVEKYEHPYPHCWRTDKPVLYYPLDSWFIRTTAAKERLVELNKTINWNPDSTGTGRFGNWLENLVDWNLSRSRYWGTPLPIWRSEAGDELCIGSIAQMQEEAAKAVASGKLSAEQQAKNEAYITKLASGDFDLHRPYVDEVYFVSESGNVLQREPDLIDVWFDSGAMPYAQWHYPFENNQTFDKSFPADFISEGVDQTRGWFFTLHAIAGMLFDSVAFKNVVSTGLVLDKNGNKMSKRLGNAIDPFQTLATYGPDATRWYMITNAEPWDNLKFNLDGVGEVQRRFFGTLTNTYAFFALYANLDGFTASGSRTVPVTERPELDRWILSKLHSLVGEVQAQLDDYNPTKAGRAIQDFVNDQLSNWYVRLCRRRFWKGELTNDKVAAYETLYECLETVSKLMSPIAPFYADWLFRNLTGDETASVHLSTFPKVEEALIDTDLETSMGLAQDISSLVHSLRKGHKIKVRQPLTKVLVPVLNETTRRQIEHVAPIIESEVNVRTVEFIDDTSGILKKKIKPNFKALGPKFGPKMKDVAATINAMTEDDIKALERAGVMQLALGEITLSDVEILTEDVPGWVVASQTGRSGFALTVALDVTITDELRREGIARDFINRIQNLRKDRDFEVTDKITIQLERNDETLAEAIEANKPYICEEVQALSLELVTSLNGRNAGPDTAEIEMDEFLLRVAVAVA; encoded by the coding sequence AGAACTGGGCATCACCAAAGAAGACATCGGAAAGAAAATCTCCGTCGAGGAATACAACCGGAAATGCCGCGAAACGGTCATGCGCTTCACCGACCAGTGGAACGACCTGACCGAGAAAATGGGCTACTGGGTGGACCTCGACGACCCGTACGTCACCTACCATAACGAATACATCGAAAGCCTCTGGAACCTGCTCAAAAAGCTGTACGACAAGGGCTTACTTTACAAAGGATACACCATTCAGCCGTACTCGCCGAAGGCCGGTACGGGGTTGTCGTCGCACGAACTGAACCAGCCGGGAACCTACAAGGACGTGAAGGACACGACCATCGTAGCCATGTTCCGGGTAAAAAACCAGGAGCGGCTGGCCTTTGAGGTCGATCCGGCCACGCCCGCCTACATCCTCGCCTGGACGACCACGCCCTGGACGCTGCCCGCCAACTCGGCCCTGACCGTCGGTGCCAACATCGACTACGTGCTGGTGAAAACCTTCAACCCCTACACCCACGAGCCCGTGCAGGTGGTGCTGGCCAAAGCACTGCTCGGCCGCTGGTTCAGCGAAAAGGGCAAAGATGGTGATTTCGACGGCTACGCGGCTTCGGACAAAAAGCTTTTGCCGTGGACCATTGTGGGCGAGTGCAAAGGGTCGGCGCTGGAAGGCATCGAGTACGAACAGCTGCTGCCCTATGTCCAGCCCGAGGCTCCGGCCTTCCGGGTAATTCTGGGCGATTTTGTCACGACCGAAGACGGTACGGGCGTGGTCCACACCTCCCCCACGTTTGGCGCGGACGACTTCCGGGTTGCCCAGCAAAACGGCCTCCCTGCCATCATGGTTAAGGACGAAACCGGCAAGGAAGTGCCCATTGTGGATCGGACGGGCCGTTTTGTGAAAGAAATCGGCGAATTCGGCGGCCGCTACGTCAAGGAGCAATATTACTCGGACGAAGAACAGGCCGACCCGGATTTCAGGCCGACGGACGTGCTCATCGCCATCAAGCTGAAGGAAGAAGGCAAGGCGTTCCGCGTCGAGAAATACGAACACCCGTACCCGCACTGCTGGCGGACCGACAAGCCCGTGCTGTATTACCCGCTCGACAGCTGGTTTATCCGCACGACGGCGGCGAAAGAGCGACTGGTCGAACTTAACAAGACCATCAACTGGAACCCGGACAGCACCGGCACGGGCCGCTTCGGCAACTGGCTCGAAAACCTCGTGGACTGGAACCTCAGCCGCAGCCGTTACTGGGGCACTCCCCTGCCCATCTGGCGCAGCGAAGCGGGCGACGAACTCTGCATCGGCTCCATCGCCCAGATGCAGGAAGAAGCCGCAAAAGCGGTTGCTTCCGGCAAACTCAGTGCCGAACAGCAGGCCAAAAACGAAGCCTATATCACCAAACTGGCCTCCGGCGACTTCGACCTGCACCGGCCGTACGTAGACGAAGTGTATTTCGTTTCGGAATCAGGCAACGTGCTGCAGCGCGAGCCGGACCTGATCGACGTCTGGTTCGATTCGGGAGCCATGCCGTACGCGCAGTGGCATTATCCGTTTGAGAACAACCAGACCTTCGACAAATCGTTTCCGGCGGATTTCATCTCGGAAGGCGTTGACCAGACGCGCGGCTGGTTCTTCACCCTGCACGCCATCGCGGGCATGCTGTTCGATTCGGTCGCCTTCAAAAACGTGGTTTCGACGGGGCTGGTGCTGGACAAAAACGGCAACAAAATGTCGAAACGCCTCGGCAACGCCATCGACCCGTTCCAGACGCTCGCGACGTACGGCCCCGACGCAACGCGCTGGTACATGATTACCAACGCCGAGCCGTGGGACAACCTGAAGTTCAACCTCGACGGGGTGGGCGAAGTGCAGCGGCGCTTTTTCGGCACGCTGACCAACACCTACGCCTTCTTTGCGCTTTACGCCAACCTCGACGGCTTCACGGCCTCGGGCAGCCGGACCGTTCCGGTGACGGAGCGCCCCGAACTCGACCGCTGGATTCTGTCGAAACTGCATTCGCTGGTTGGGGAAGTACAGGCGCAGCTCGACGATTACAACCCGACCAAAGCGGGCCGCGCCATCCAGGATTTTGTCAACGACCAGCTTTCGAACTGGTACGTGCGCCTGTGCCGCCGCCGGTTTTGGAAAGGCGAACTGACGAACGACAAGGTAGCGGCCTACGAAACGCTGTACGAATGCCTCGAAACGGTGTCAAAACTGATGTCGCCCATTGCGCCGTTCTACGCCGACTGGCTGTTCCGCAACCTGACGGGCGACGAGACGGCTTCGGTGCATCTTTCGACCTTCCCGAAGGTGGAAGAGGCACTCATCGACACCGACCTGGAAACGTCGATGGGACTGGCGCAGGACATCAGTTCGCTGGTGCACTCGCTCCGGAAAGGGCATAAGATCAAGGTACGTCAGCCGCTGACGAAGGTGCTCGTCCCCGTGCTGAACGAAACGACCCGTCGCCAGATCGAACACGTGGCCCCCATCATCGAATCGGAAGTGAACGTGCGGACCGTGGAGTTCATCGACGACACGTCGGGCATTTTGAAAAAGAAAATCAAGCCGAATTTCAAGGCGCTGGGGCCGAAGTTCGGGCCGAAGATGAAAGATGTGGCCGCGACCATCAACGCCATGACCGAAGACGACATCAAGGCACTCGAACGCGCCGGGGTGATGCAGCTCGCGCTGGGCGAAATCACGCTCAGCGACGTGGAAATCCTGACGGAGGACGTGCCGGGCTGGGTGGTTGCTTCGCAGACCGGCCGGAGCGGCTTTGCGTTGACGGTGGCCCTCGATGTGACGATCACGGACGAACTCCGCCGCGAAGGCATCGCCCGCGACTTTATCAACCGCATCCAGAACCTGCGGAAAGACCGCGATTTTGAGGTGACGGACAAGATCACGATTCAGCTCGAACGCAACGACGAAACGCTGGCCGAAGCCATCGAAGCCAACAAGCCGTACATCTGCGAAGAAGTGCAGGCGCTGTCGCTGGAACTGGTGACCAGCCTCAACGGCCGGAACGCCGGGCCGGACACCGCCGAAATCGAAATGGACGAGTTTCTGCTGCGCGTGGCGGTAGCCGTGGCGTAA
- a CDS encoding metallophosphoesterase, which produces MKLFCYSLLLASLLTAQPSAAQSVSRTGTPAAAVQPTVLHGPYLQQVTPTSIQIRWRTDIPATSRVDLFSDRKKTQKIVSDDKLVTEHEVRLDGLKPATKYFYSFGDKTSVTPADDQFFVTAPKTGATDEVRFWVLGDFGNSSQTQADVRDAVMKESRRPDLWVWLGDNAYSKGKDEEFEKHVFDVYGQTHFKNLPFYCIPGNHDYGGQRTDFNIPYFNLFTMPTAGEAGGVPSGSESYYAFDYGNVHFVALDSYGKLDGTHFLWDTTGRQVEWLKKDLAANKQPWTIVVLHHPPYTKGSHDSDREKDLVAIRQNLVPILERYQVDLVLSGHSHVYERTHPIRGHYGLVDTFEPKNIVSAAVEGDTKEYRVGNGKQGIIYIVAGSGGQRGGQAAGWPMPAAVYSNNTEGGSLLIDVKKTRMQVRWLCQDGKVRDDFSILK; this is translated from the coding sequence ATGAAATTGTTCTGCTACTCCCTCCTGCTGGCCAGCCTGCTGACGGCGCAACCCAGCGCGGCCCAATCCGTTTCCCGGACCGGCACTCCGGCCGCCGCCGTGCAGCCGACCGTCCTCCACGGACCTTACCTCCAGCAGGTTACGCCTACTTCCATCCAGATTCGCTGGCGGACGGACATTCCCGCCACGAGCCGGGTAGACCTTTTTTCGGACCGAAAAAAAACGCAGAAAATCGTTTCGGACGACAAGCTCGTGACGGAACACGAAGTGCGGCTTGATGGGCTGAAACCGGCCACGAAGTATTTTTATTCGTTCGGAGACAAAACCAGCGTCACGCCCGCCGACGACCAGTTTTTTGTCACGGCGCCCAAAACCGGGGCGACCGACGAGGTGCGGTTCTGGGTGCTCGGCGATTTCGGCAACAGTTCGCAGACCCAGGCCGACGTCCGCGATGCGGTGATGAAAGAGTCGCGCCGCCCGGATTTGTGGGTCTGGCTGGGCGATAATGCCTATTCCAAAGGGAAAGACGAAGAATTCGAGAAGCATGTCTTCGACGTCTACGGCCAAACGCATTTCAAAAACCTGCCGTTCTACTGCATTCCCGGCAACCACGATTACGGCGGACAGCGGACGGATTTCAACATTCCGTATTTCAACCTCTTTACGATGCCCACGGCGGGCGAAGCGGGCGGCGTGCCCTCCGGCTCGGAATCGTACTACGCCTTCGACTACGGCAACGTGCATTTCGTGGCGCTGGACTCCTACGGCAAACTCGACGGGACGCATTTTCTGTGGGACACCACGGGTCGGCAGGTCGAATGGCTGAAGAAAGATCTGGCGGCCAACAAACAGCCCTGGACCATCGTGGTCCTGCACCACCCGCCCTACACCAAAGGCTCCCACGATTCGGATCGGGAGAAAGACCTGGTCGCTATCCGCCAGAACCTGGTGCCGATTCTGGAGCGGTACCAGGTCGATTTGGTATTGAGCGGACACAGCCACGTGTACGAGCGTACGCATCCCATCCGGGGGCATTACGGGCTGGTGGATACCTTCGAGCCGAAAAACATTGTCAGCGCGGCGGTGGAAGGTGATACGAAGGAATACCGGGTCGGCAACGGCAAACAGGGAATTATCTACATCGTGGCCGGCTCAGGCGGGCAACGCGGCGGACAGGCGGCAGGGTGGCCCATGCCGGCGGCCGTTTACAGCAACAATACCGAAGGGGGCTCGCTGCTCATTGACGTGAAGAAGACCCGGATGCAGGTCCGGTGGCTTTGTCAGGACGGTAAAGTCCGCGATGATTTTTCCATTCTGAAATAG
- a CDS encoding 1,4-dihydroxy-2-naphthoate polyprenyltransferase: MKSWLAAARPRTLPLALASIILGSFLAARAGQFSWRIAVLASLTTIFLQILSNFANDYGDAVSGKDTAERVGPRRAVATGLITKEAMFRGIVVTSLLSLITGIWLLIDAFQHASAQIFWAFLGLGLACIAAAIAYTNGKRPYGYSGFGDIAVLLFFGWVGVLGTYFLHTLEFRPLLLLPATSVGLFATGVLNINNIRDIETDAKTGKNSIPVRLGRARAVRYHWGLLIGGMVCALLFSLLERLSWSEVPANSFLQGLYVLAFPLFIINGLAVARHRNPGELNPRLGQLAMSTLLFVLLWGTALAVVGN; the protein is encoded by the coding sequence ATGAAATCTTGGCTTGCTGCGGCCCGTCCGCGCACGTTACCGCTGGCGCTGGCGAGCATTATTCTGGGAAGTTTTCTGGCCGCCCGGGCCGGTCAGTTCAGCTGGCGGATTGCGGTTCTGGCCTCGTTAACCACCATTTTCCTCCAGATTCTTTCCAACTTTGCCAACGATTACGGCGATGCCGTTTCGGGCAAAGACACGGCTGAACGCGTGGGACCCCGGCGGGCGGTCGCAACGGGCCTGATTACCAAAGAGGCCATGTTCCGCGGTATCGTGGTCACGTCGCTGCTCTCCCTCATCACCGGCATCTGGCTGCTGATCGACGCTTTTCAGCATGCGTCGGCACAAATCTTCTGGGCGTTTCTGGGGCTGGGACTGGCCTGCATTGCGGCGGCGATTGCCTACACCAATGGCAAACGGCCGTACGGCTACAGCGGGTTTGGCGACATTGCCGTGCTCCTTTTCTTCGGCTGGGTGGGCGTTCTGGGGACCTACTTTCTACACACGCTCGAATTCAGGCCGCTGCTGCTGCTGCCCGCCACGAGTGTCGGACTTTTTGCCACCGGCGTGCTGAACATCAACAATATCCGCGACATAGAAACCGACGCCAAAACTGGTAAAAATTCAATTCCGGTACGGCTCGGCCGGGCGCGGGCTGTTCGGTATCACTGGGGTTTGCTGATTGGTGGCATGGTCTGTGCGCTGCTTTTCTCGCTGCTGGAACGGCTGTCCTGGTCCGAAGTGCCCGCCAACTCCTTTTTGCAGGGGTTGTACGTGCTGGCCTTTCCGCTTTTCATAATCAATGGCTTAGCGGTTGCCCGGCACCGAAATCCGGGCGAGCTGAACCCGCGGCTCGGTCAACTGGCTATGAGCACGCTGCTCTTTGTCCTGTTATGGGGAACGGCGCTGGCCGTGGTTGGAAATTAA
- a CDS encoding GlxA family transcriptional regulator, with translation MRHISILVPEGAILGSVEGPRQVFTEVNKFLQSQGRPALFRVQLVGLAPEVKAAGGKYSVFTDALLTDIQQSDLILIPALDGDLREAIRANQAFVPWIVEQHQNGAEVGSLCVGAFLLASTGLINGRQCATHWMAAPEFRRLFPEVNLVEDRIITDEQGIYSSGGAFSYLNLILYLIEKYAGRQVAVFMSKAFQIEIERRSQSPFMIFQGQKEHGDEAVRKAQEFIENHVEDKLSVDQLAELVAVSRRNLERRFKKATANSVVEYIQRVKVEAAKMNLESSRENVNEVMYQVGYTDPKAFRQTFKKITGLSPLEYRQKYNRELAAVA, from the coding sequence ATGAGACATATCTCCATTCTGGTGCCGGAAGGGGCCATTCTGGGCAGCGTTGAAGGTCCGCGCCAGGTTTTCACAGAAGTCAATAAATTTCTCCAGAGCCAGGGTCGCCCGGCTCTGTTTCGGGTTCAGCTGGTCGGGCTCGCGCCCGAAGTGAAAGCGGCGGGCGGCAAGTATTCCGTCTTCACGGATGCCCTCCTGACCGACATCCAGCAATCGGATCTCATCCTGATTCCCGCCCTCGACGGCGACCTCCGGGAAGCGATCCGGGCCAATCAGGCGTTTGTGCCCTGGATCGTGGAGCAGCATCAGAACGGGGCCGAAGTGGGCAGTTTGTGCGTCGGCGCGTTTCTGCTGGCCTCCACCGGACTCATCAACGGCCGACAATGCGCAACGCACTGGATGGCCGCGCCGGAATTCCGCCGGCTGTTTCCGGAGGTGAATCTGGTCGAGGACCGGATCATCACGGACGAACAGGGCATTTATTCCAGCGGCGGGGCCTTCTCGTACCTGAATCTGATTCTGTACCTGATCGAAAAATACGCCGGTCGGCAGGTCGCCGTGTTCATGTCGAAGGCGTTCCAGATCGAGATTGAGCGCCGGAGCCAGTCGCCGTTCATGATTTTTCAGGGGCAGAAGGAACACGGGGATGAGGCCGTCCGGAAGGCGCAGGAATTCATCGAAAACCACGTGGAAGACAAACTATCGGTCGATCAACTGGCCGAACTGGTAGCCGTCAGCCGCCGCAACCTCGAACGGCGTTTCAAGAAAGCCACCGCCAACTCCGTGGTGGAATACATTCAGCGGGTAAAAGTCGAAGCGGCGAAAATGAATCTGGAATCTTCGCGGGAGAACGTAAACGAAGTGATGTATCAGGTCGGCTACACGGACCCGAAGGCGTTTCGGCAGACGTTCAAAAAAATAACGGGGCTTTCGCCCCTGGAATACCGCCAGAAATACAACCGGGAACTGGCCGCCGTAGCCTGA
- a CDS encoding VOC family protein, whose translation MATKIFVNLPVKDLNRSIEFFTKLGFQFNQQFTDEKATCMVITEDIYAMLLVERFFQGFTKIEVTDTSKSREVIVALSADSREAVDELADKALAAGAAFANEPMDQDFMYGRSFIDPDGHMWEVFFMDPSVIEHGQGQAVSEEAGA comes from the coding sequence ATGGCAACGAAAATTTTTGTAAACCTCCCGGTCAAAGACCTGAATCGCTCCATTGAATTTTTTACGAAGCTGGGCTTTCAGTTCAATCAGCAGTTTACGGACGAAAAAGCGACCTGCATGGTTATCACCGAAGATATCTACGCCATGCTGCTGGTTGAAAGATTCTTCCAGGGCTTCACGAAAATCGAGGTGACGGATACCAGCAAAAGCCGGGAAGTGATTGTGGCCCTTTCGGCTGACAGCCGGGAAGCCGTGGATGAACTCGCCGATAAGGCTCTGGCGGCTGGGGCCGCATTTGCCAACGAGCCGATGGACCAGGACTTTATGTACGGCCGTAGCTTTATTGATCCCGACGGGCACATGTGGGAGGTTTTCTTCATGGACCCCAGTGTCATTGAGCATGGGCAGGGGCAGGCCGTTTCTGAGGAAGCCGGAGCCTAA
- a CDS encoding glutathione peroxidase, translating to MKKAILLTAVVAAVVSLSGFMSVKQIITHLLSDKKAGYAAPANLAAPAKSLFDFTMKSIDGKTVPLKGFQGKKVIILNTASKCGYTPQYADWEKFYKEHGSKVIVLGFPANNFGGQEPGQNEDIATFCQKNYGVTFPLFEKIDVVGDNQHPLYKWLSSKDLNGWNDKAPTWNFCKYVVDENGKLTHFFASGVKPDNAEFRKAVGL from the coding sequence ATGAAAAAAGCCATCCTTCTCACGGCGGTTGTCGCCGCGGTCGTTTCCCTTTCTGGTTTTATGTCTGTCAAACAAATCATTACGCACCTGCTCAGTGATAAAAAAGCGGGGTATGCGGCACCGGCCAATCTGGCGGCGCCCGCCAAATCGCTGTTCGACTTCACGATGAAGTCCATCGACGGCAAAACGGTGCCCCTCAAAGGTTTTCAGGGCAAAAAGGTGATCATCCTCAACACGGCTTCGAAGTGCGGATACACGCCGCAGTACGCCGACTGGGAAAAATTCTACAAGGAACACGGCAGCAAAGTGATCGTGCTGGGCTTTCCGGCCAACAACTTCGGCGGTCAGGAACCGGGCCAGAATGAGGATATCGCCACATTCTGCCAGAAAAACTACGGCGTGACGTTCCCCCTGTTCGAAAAGATCGACGTAGTGGGCGACAACCAGCACCCGCTTTACAAGTGGCTGTCGTCGAAAGACCTCAACGGCTGGAACGACAAGGCGCCGACCTGGAATTTCTGCAAGTACGTTGTTGATGAAAATGGCAAACTGACGCACTTTTTCGCCTCCGGCGTGAAGCCCGACAACGCGGAATTCCGCAAGGCGGTCGGCCTCTAA
- the argS gene encoding arginine--tRNA ligase, which produces MDIQQLLKEDISRAISALFGMQPEEIALQPTRKDFEGLYTFVTFPLTKPLRQAPPAIGEAIGKYLVEHSTVVSKYNVVQGFLNLSLSDTVWIDTLNGLIADPSFGQLPATGQSVMVEFSSPNTNKPLHLGHLRNNFLGDSVSRILEASGYNVNKVCLVNDRGIHICKSMLAYQKFGNGETPESAGLKGDHFIGKYYVRFDREYKQQIDELVTGGMDKEAAEKKAPLMLEAQEMLRRWEQGDAETVALWKQMNEWVYAGFNETYRKIGVSFDKTYYESQTYLLGKDVIDEGLEKGVFYRKDDNSVWIDLTAEGLDQKLVLRSDGTSVYMTQDLGTTDLKFQDFQTDKAIWVVGNEQDYHFAVLFAILKRLGRPYAAGCYHLSYGMVDLPSGKMKSREGTVVDADDLIREVTQAAADAAEVAAKGMLDEFSEEEKTKLFRMLGLGALKYYLLKVDPQKRMMFNPEESVDLHGHTGPYIQYTHARIRSVLRKAAQMGVEPTAAVPVVELDAVEQQLAYQLAQFRQRLGEAAADYSPAYLAQYAYDLARTFNQFYDKLSILKEPDAAKLQSRVTLSYAVVQTIRRSMELLGIDVPEKM; this is translated from the coding sequence ATGGACATTCAACAATTACTGAAAGAAGATATCAGCCGGGCCATCAGCGCCCTGTTCGGCATGCAGCCGGAGGAGATTGCGCTCCAGCCCACCCGCAAGGACTTTGAAGGACTTTATACATTCGTCACCTTCCCGCTCACCAAACCGCTGCGGCAGGCCCCGCCGGCCATCGGGGAAGCTATCGGAAAATACCTTGTGGAGCACTCCACGGTGGTCAGCAAATACAACGTGGTACAGGGCTTCCTGAACCTGAGCCTGTCGGATACGGTCTGGATCGACACCCTCAACGGGCTGATCGCGGACCCTTCGTTCGGGCAGCTTCCGGCAACGGGGCAGTCGGTGATGGTCGAGTTTTCGTCCCCGAATACCAACAAGCCGCTTCACCTCGGCCACCTGCGCAACAACTTCCTCGGCGATTCGGTCAGCCGGATTCTGGAGGCGAGTGGGTATAACGTCAACAAGGTGTGTCTGGTCAACGACCGGGGCATCCACATCTGCAAGTCGATGCTGGCGTACCAGAAGTTCGGCAATGGCGAGACCCCCGAGTCGGCCGGACTGAAGGGCGATCATTTTATCGGAAAATATTACGTCCGCTTCGACCGGGAATACAAGCAGCAGATCGACGAACTGGTGACCGGCGGCATGGACAAGGAAGCGGCCGAGAAAAAGGCACCGCTGATGCTGGAAGCGCAGGAAATGCTCCGCCGGTGGGAGCAGGGCGACGCCGAAACCGTGGCGCTCTGGAAGCAGATGAACGAATGGGTGTACGCCGGATTCAACGAGACCTACCGCAAAATTGGCGTTTCGTTCGACAAGACGTACTACGAATCCCAAACGTACCTGCTCGGCAAGGATGTGATCGACGAGGGGCTCGAAAAAGGCGTTTTCTACCGCAAGGACGACAATTCGGTCTGGATCGACCTCACCGCCGAGGGCCTCGACCAGAAACTCGTGCTGCGCTCCGACGGAACATCGGTCTACATGACGCAGGACCTGGGTACCACGGATCTGAAATTCCAGGATTTCCAGACCGACAAGGCCATCTGGGTGGTCGGCAACGAGCAGGATTACCACTTCGCCGTGCTGTTCGCCATTCTGAAGCGGCTCGGTCGGCCGTACGCGGCGGGCTGTTACCACCTTTCGTACGGCATGGTCGATCTGCCCAGCGGCAAGATGAAATCCCGCGAAGGGACCGTGGTGGACGCCGACGACCTCATCCGCGAGGTGACGCAGGCCGCCGCCGATGCCGCCGAAGTCGCCGCCAAAGGCATGCTGGACGAGTTTTCGGAAGAAGAAAAAACAAAGCTGTTCCGGATGCTGGGCCTGGGTGCGCTCAAGTACTACCTGCTGAAAGTGGACCCGCAGAAACGGATGATGTTCAACCCGGAAGAATCGGTGGATCTGCACGGGCATACGGGGCCGTACATTCAGTACACCCACGCCCGCATCCGTTCGGTGCTGCGCAAGGCCGCGCAGATGGGCGTGGAACCGACGGCGGCCGTTCCGGTGGTGGAGCTGGATGCCGTAGAGCAGCAACTGGCGTATCAGCTGGCGCAGTTCCGGCAGCGGCTGGGCGAGGCGGCGGCAGACTACTCACCCGCCTACCTGGCGCAGTACGCCTACGACCTGGCCAGAACGTTCAACCAGTTCTACGACAAGCTTTCGATCCTGAAAGAACCCGACGCGGCGAAGCTGCAAAGCCGGGTGACGCTTTCTTACGCGGTGGTCCAAACAATTCGCCGCAGTATGGAGTTGTTAGGCATTGATGTACCCGAAAAAATGTAA
- a CDS encoding DUF2905 domain-containing protein: MNPNIGKLLIFIGLALVAVGAIVYLFGGKLHWLGRLPGDIRIEGKNGGGFYFPIVTCIVVSILLNLIIVLIRKFFG; this comes from the coding sequence ATGAATCCCAACATCGGCAAACTCCTTATTTTCATCGGCCTGGCCCTGGTGGCGGTCGGGGCGATTGTGTACCTGTTCGGAGGCAAACTGCACTGGCTGGGCCGTCTGCCCGGCGACATTCGCATTGAAGGCAAAAACGGCGGCGGGTTCTACTTCCCGATTGTCACCTGCATAGTCGTCAGCATCCTGCTGAACCTGATCATCGTTCTGATCCGGAAGTTTTTCGGCTAG
- a CDS encoding response regulator, translated as MRRIIVVTNRTKESAPILRRHLSHQYPNHELHFQLPSRSLRAELASQPDANLPHLILLDHCDAGADMLQNMRELKNDPNLCRIPVLMLTAVATQKQLISFL; from the coding sequence ATGAGAAGAATAATTGTTGTCACTAACCGCACCAAAGAATCTGCACCCATCCTCCGGCGGCACCTCAGCCACCAGTACCCCAACCATGAACTGCATTTCCAACTGCCTTCCCGCTCGCTGAGGGCAGAACTCGCCAGCCAGCCCGACGCCAATCTTCCCCACCTGATTCTGCTCGACCATTGTGATGCGGGGGCCGACATGCTTCAGAACATGCGGGAATTGAAGAATGACCCCAATCTCTGCCGTATTCCGGTGCTGATGCTGACGGCCGTTGCTACCCAGAAGCAGCTAATCTCCTTTCTGTAA